Part of the Pseudobdellovibrionaceae bacterium genome is shown below.
AGGTGGTTTTAAACATTGTGTTTGTAAAACCAAACTTAGGCAACCGTCGCATAAGAGGTGTTTGCCCACCTTCAAAGCCACGACGAATTGGCGCGCCTTTACGAGCTTTCTGCCCCTTGTGCCCTTTTCCAGCAGTTCCACCTGAGCCAGAGGCATCACCACGCCCCACTCGGTGTCGATTCTTATTAGCTCCCTTATTTGGACGCAATTCTGATAATAAACTCATTTTAGTTCTCCGA
Proteins encoded:
- the rplO gene encoding 50S ribosomal protein L15 codes for the protein MSLLSELRPNKGANKNRHRVGRGDASGSGGTAGKGHKGQKARKGAPIRRGFEGGQTPLMRRLPKFGFTNTMFKTTYDVINLDDLSKYDGDVTPQTLASAGAVGKKALVKVLGRGELQKALNVKAHKFSATAKAAIEKAGGTAEVIK